Proteins encoded by one window of Carassius auratus strain Wakin chromosome 8, ASM336829v1, whole genome shotgun sequence:
- the mib2 gene encoding E3 ubiquitin-protein ligase MIB2 isoform X5: MEVGMRVVRGLDWKWGNQDEGEGHVGTVVEIGRQGSTTTPDKTVVVQWDSGTRTNYRTGYQSAYDLLLYDNAQIGVRHSNIICDSCKKHGIMGMRWKCKVCFDYDLCTQCYMNNKHELTHAFERYETAHSHPVSLTPRQNLSRIILKGIFQGVKVVRGPDWDWGNQDGGEGKVGKVVDIRGWDQESGRSVASVTWSSGTTNVYRMGHKGKVDLKYVSDVQGGYYYKEHLPKLGEHAELQRQDSADTHSFQQGDKVKCLLEVEILRQMQEGHGGWNPKMAEYISRIGSVHRITDRGDVRVQYSNNIRWTFHPGALTKVNTFAVGELVKVLDDIDSVKRLQVGHGEWTDSMAPALGQVGKVLKVYADGDLRVAFGGQTWTFNPACLSVQPGEVDANLMTAENSSESGSTVISVLEKLLSQSTEQDHPGRLVIEAAHGNTAKVRELLQKYPDKVDIKNQGKTALQVAAHQGHMEVVKVLLQANSGIETKDEDGDAALHYTAFGNQAEIARLLLSKGASVNLLNNSMCTALHIAVNKGFTDVVRVLTEHMADVNLQDSYGDTPLHDAIAKDFRSIIEILIVVPNIDFTQQNNRGFNLLHHAALKGNKLATEMILARARQLADVKKEDGFSALHLAALNNHRDVAEILLKEGRCDINIRNNRNQTPLQLAVTQGHVALVALLVTEGADVNAEDEDGDTAMHTALSRQQLASVMSSGEGEGAVLYSRLCSSGLMGNTELNVGAAIACFLAQEGADISYANHKGKSPLDLVTDSGVQTLIRSFAEKHRLQAVTCGTGSSSSSLRRVHTTPNTMTNLAMPSVTGPSECLICSELALLVLFSPCQHSVACEECAHRMKKCIRCQVTITKKIRQAEHVCLLKADQTEVECSPSSENSEKHNLLEQLQSRYRQMEERITCPICIDNHIKLVFQCGHASCIDCSAALKTCPICRQTIRERIQLFV, encoded by the exons ATGGAGGTGGGCATGCGGGTGGTGCGCGGCCTGGACTGGAAGTGGGGGAACCAGGATGAAGGAGAGGGGCACGTGGGCACGGTGGTGGAGATCGGCCGGCAGGGCAGCACTACTACACCCGACAAAACCGTGGTGGTGCAGTGGGACAGCGGCACTCGCACTAACTACCGCACGGGATACCAGAGCGCCTACGACCTGCTGCTGTACGACAACGCTCAGATCG GTGTCCGGCACTCAAACATCATCTGTGACAGCTGTAAGAAGCACGGCATCATGGGAATGCGCTGGAAGTGTAAGGTGTGTTTCGACTACGACCTGTGCACCCAGTGCTACATGAACAACAAGCACGAGCTGACGCACGCCTTCGAGCGCTACGAGACGGCACATTCACACCC AGTGAGCTTGACACCAAGACAGAACCTGTCCAGAATCATCCTGAAGGGAATCTTCCAGGGGGTGAAGGTGGTCCGGGGGCCCGACTGGGACTGGGGCAACCAGGACG gaGGTGAGGGGAAGGTTGGGAAGGTAGTGGATATTCGTGGATGGGATCAGGAGTCAGGTCGTAGCGTGGCTAGTGTCACCTGGTCCAGTGGAACCACAAACGTCTACAGAATGGGCCACAAGGGCAAGGTGGATCTCAAATACGTGTCGGATGTGCAGGGAGGATACTACTACAAGGAACATCTGCCCAAATTAG gcgagCACGCGGAGCTGCAGCGGCAGGACAGTGCAGACACTCACTCGTTCCAGCAGGGTGATAAGGTCAAGTGTCTGCTGGAGGTGGAGATCCTCAGACAGATGCAGGAGGGGCACGGCGGCTGGAACCCAAAAATGGCAGAG TACATCTCCAGAATCGGCAGCGTGCACAGGATCACGGACCGCGGGGACGTGCGCGTCCAGTACAGTAACAACATCCGCTGGACCTTCCACCCCGGAGCCCTGACCAAG gtgaacaCGTTTGCCGTGGGGGAGCTGGTGAAGGTGCTGGATGACATTGACAGTGTGAAGAGACTCCAGGTGGGCCATGGAGAGTGGACAGACAGCATGGCTCCA gcTCTGGGTCAGGTCGGGAAGGTTCTGAAGGTGTATGCAGACGGTGACCTGCGCGTGGCGTTCGGAGGTCAGACGTGGACCTTTAACCCCGCGTGTCTCTCTGTGCAGCCTGGCGAGGTCGACGCCAATCTGATGACGGCTGAGAACAGCAGCGAATCAGGAA GCACGGTGATTTCCGTCCTGGAGAAGCTGCTCTCTCAGTCCACAGAGCAGGATCATCCGGGCCGGCTGGTCATCGAGGCAGCACACGGGAACACCGCTAAAGTGCGTGAACTGTTGCAGAAATACCCTGACAAG GTGGATATTAAGAACCAGGGGAAGACAGCTCTGCAGGTTGCTGCCCATCAGGGGCACATGGAGGTGGTGAAGGTTCTGCTTCAGGCCAACAGCGGCATTGAAACTAAAGATGAGGACGGTGATGCTGCGCTGCACTACACAGCGTTCGG GAATCAGGCAGAGATCGCACGCTTGCTGCTCAGTAAAGGAGCCAGTGTGAACCTGCTGAATAACTCCATGTGTACGGCGCTGCACATCGCTGTCAATAAAGGCTTCACAGATGTGGTGAGAGTGTTAACGGAGCACATGGCAGACGTCAACCTGCAG GATTCATACGGAGATACACCCTTACATGACGCCATTGCCAAAGACTTCAGGAGCATCATTGAGATCCTGATTGTGGTGCCCAACATCGATTTCACGCAGCAGAACAACCGCGGCTTCAACCTGCTGCACCACGCCGCTCTGAAGGGAAACAAACT AGCGACGGAGATGATCTTGGCTCGAGCGCGACAGCTGGCTGACGTTAAGAAGGAAGATGGTTTCTCTGCTCTGCATCTGGCCGCCTTGAACAACCACCGAGATGTAGCTGAGATCCTCCTCAAAGAG GGTCGCTGTGACATTAACATCCGCAACAATCGCAATCAGACGCCGCTGCAGCTGGCCGTGACTCAGGGTCACGTGGCTCTCGTGGCTCTGCTGGTGACGGAGGGGGCAGACGTCAATGCAGAGGATGAGGATGGAGACACGGCCATGCACACGGCCCTCAGCCGCCAGCAGCTGGCCTCCGTCATGAGCAGCGGCGAGGGAGAAGGAGCGGTGCTCTACAGCAGG CTGTGTAGCTCAGGGCTGATGGGAAACACGGAGCTAAACGTAGGAGCTGCTATCGCTTGCTTCTTGGCACAGGAAGGGGCTGATATCAGTTATGCCAACCATAAAGGGAAAAGCCCACTGGATCTGGTTACAGACAGCGGCGTGCAGACTCTCATCAGGAGCTTCGCAGAAAAACACAG gcttCAGGCCGTCACCTGTGGCacaggcagcagcagcagcagtctcAGGCGGGTACACACTACGCCCAACACCATGACCAACCTGGCCATGCCCAGCGTGACGGGCCCGAGCGAGTGCCTGATCTGCTCCGAGCTCGCCCTGCTGGTGCTGTTCTCTCCGTGTCAACACAGCGTGGCCTGCGAGG AATGTGCTCACAGAATGAAGAAATGTATCCGGTGCCAGGTGACAATAACAAAGAAAATTCGACAAG CTGAGCATGTGTGTCTCTTGAAAGCAGACCAGACGGAGGTGGAGTGCAGCCCCAGCTCAGAGAACTCAGAGAAGCACAACCTGCTGGAGCAGCTGCAGTCCCGCTACAGACAGATGGAGGAGCGCATCACCTGCCCCATCTGCATCGACAACCACATCAAGCTGGTGTTCCAGTGCGGACACGCCTCCTGCATCGACTGCAGCGCCGCGCTCAAGACCTGCCCCATCTGCAGACAGACCATCCGCGAGAGGATCCAGCTGTTCGTGTGA
- the mib2 gene encoding E3 ubiquitin-protein ligase MIB2 isoform X2 gives MCSDALGHARSAGIIPVSPYKDVNHRWAGVVFAEALMLSTVTPDLSPETPRPPAATAGPRAHHKPSEGHSGQPERSSMEVGMRVVRGLDWKWGNQDEGEGHVGTVVEIGRQGSTTTPDKTVVVQWDSGTRTNYRTGYQSAYDLLLYDNAQIGVRHSNIICDSCKKHGIMGMRWKCKVCFDYDLCTQCYMNNKHELTHAFERYETAHSHPVSLTPRQNLSRIILKGIFQGVKVVRGPDWDWGNQDGGEGKVGKVVDIRGWDQESGRSVASVTWSSGTTNVYRMGHKGKVDLKYVSDVQGGYYYKEHLPKLGEHAELQRQDSADTHSFQQGDKVKCLLEVEILRQMQEGHGGWNPKMAEYISRIGSVHRITDRGDVRVQYSNNIRWTFHPGALTKVNTFAVGELVKVLDDIDSVKRLQVGHGEWTDSMAPALGQVGKVLKVYADGDLRVAFGGQTWTFNPACLSVQPGEVDANLMTAENSSESGSTVISVLEKLLSQSTEQDHPGRLVIEAAHGNTAKVRELLQKYPDKVDIKNQGKTALQVAAHQGHMEVVKVLLQANSGIETKDEDGDAALHYTAFGNQAEIARLLLSKGASVNLLNNSMCTALHIAVNKGFTDVVRVLTEHMADVNLQDSYGDTPLHDAIAKDFRSIIEILIVVPNIDFTQQNNRGFNLLHHAALKGNKLATEMILARARQLADVKKEDGFSALHLAALNNHRDVAEILLKEGRCDINIRNNRNQTPLQLAVTQGHVALVALLVTEGADVNAEDEDGDTAMHTALSRQQLASVMSSGEGEGAVLYSRLCSSGLMGNTELNVGAAIACFLAQEGADISYANHKGKSPLDLVTDSGVQTLIRSFAEKHRLQAVTCGTGSSSSSLRRVHTTPNTMTNLAMPSVTGPSECLICSELALLVLFSPCQHSVACEECAHRMKKCIRCQVTITKKIRQADQTEVECSPSSENSEKHNLLEQLQSRYRQMEERITCPICIDNHIKLVFQCGHASCIDCSAALKTCPICRQTIRERIQLFV, from the exons tcACCCCTGACCTGTCTCCAGAGACTCCTCGACCCCCAGCAGCCACCGCCGGCCCCCGAGCACACCACAAGCCCAGCGAGGGCCACAGCGGGCAGCCGGAGCGCAGCAGCATGGAGGTGGGCATGCGGGTGGTGCGCGGCCTGGACTGGAAGTGGGGGAACCAGGATGAAGGAGAGGGGCACGTGGGCACGGTGGTGGAGATCGGCCGGCAGGGCAGCACTACTACACCCGACAAAACCGTGGTGGTGCAGTGGGACAGCGGCACTCGCACTAACTACCGCACGGGATACCAGAGCGCCTACGACCTGCTGCTGTACGACAACGCTCAGATCG GTGTCCGGCACTCAAACATCATCTGTGACAGCTGTAAGAAGCACGGCATCATGGGAATGCGCTGGAAGTGTAAGGTGTGTTTCGACTACGACCTGTGCACCCAGTGCTACATGAACAACAAGCACGAGCTGACGCACGCCTTCGAGCGCTACGAGACGGCACATTCACACCC AGTGAGCTTGACACCAAGACAGAACCTGTCCAGAATCATCCTGAAGGGAATCTTCCAGGGGGTGAAGGTGGTCCGGGGGCCCGACTGGGACTGGGGCAACCAGGACG gaGGTGAGGGGAAGGTTGGGAAGGTAGTGGATATTCGTGGATGGGATCAGGAGTCAGGTCGTAGCGTGGCTAGTGTCACCTGGTCCAGTGGAACCACAAACGTCTACAGAATGGGCCACAAGGGCAAGGTGGATCTCAAATACGTGTCGGATGTGCAGGGAGGATACTACTACAAGGAACATCTGCCCAAATTAG gcgagCACGCGGAGCTGCAGCGGCAGGACAGTGCAGACACTCACTCGTTCCAGCAGGGTGATAAGGTCAAGTGTCTGCTGGAGGTGGAGATCCTCAGACAGATGCAGGAGGGGCACGGCGGCTGGAACCCAAAAATGGCAGAG TACATCTCCAGAATCGGCAGCGTGCACAGGATCACGGACCGCGGGGACGTGCGCGTCCAGTACAGTAACAACATCCGCTGGACCTTCCACCCCGGAGCCCTGACCAAG gtgaacaCGTTTGCCGTGGGGGAGCTGGTGAAGGTGCTGGATGACATTGACAGTGTGAAGAGACTCCAGGTGGGCCATGGAGAGTGGACAGACAGCATGGCTCCA gcTCTGGGTCAGGTCGGGAAGGTTCTGAAGGTGTATGCAGACGGTGACCTGCGCGTGGCGTTCGGAGGTCAGACGTGGACCTTTAACCCCGCGTGTCTCTCTGTGCAGCCTGGCGAGGTCGACGCCAATCTGATGACGGCTGAGAACAGCAGCGAATCAGGAA GCACGGTGATTTCCGTCCTGGAGAAGCTGCTCTCTCAGTCCACAGAGCAGGATCATCCGGGCCGGCTGGTCATCGAGGCAGCACACGGGAACACCGCTAAAGTGCGTGAACTGTTGCAGAAATACCCTGACAAG GTGGATATTAAGAACCAGGGGAAGACAGCTCTGCAGGTTGCTGCCCATCAGGGGCACATGGAGGTGGTGAAGGTTCTGCTTCAGGCCAACAGCGGCATTGAAACTAAAGATGAGGACGGTGATGCTGCGCTGCACTACACAGCGTTCGG GAATCAGGCAGAGATCGCACGCTTGCTGCTCAGTAAAGGAGCCAGTGTGAACCTGCTGAATAACTCCATGTGTACGGCGCTGCACATCGCTGTCAATAAAGGCTTCACAGATGTGGTGAGAGTGTTAACGGAGCACATGGCAGACGTCAACCTGCAG GATTCATACGGAGATACACCCTTACATGACGCCATTGCCAAAGACTTCAGGAGCATCATTGAGATCCTGATTGTGGTGCCCAACATCGATTTCACGCAGCAGAACAACCGCGGCTTCAACCTGCTGCACCACGCCGCTCTGAAGGGAAACAAACT AGCGACGGAGATGATCTTGGCTCGAGCGCGACAGCTGGCTGACGTTAAGAAGGAAGATGGTTTCTCTGCTCTGCATCTGGCCGCCTTGAACAACCACCGAGATGTAGCTGAGATCCTCCTCAAAGAG GGTCGCTGTGACATTAACATCCGCAACAATCGCAATCAGACGCCGCTGCAGCTGGCCGTGACTCAGGGTCACGTGGCTCTCGTGGCTCTGCTGGTGACGGAGGGGGCAGACGTCAATGCAGAGGATGAGGATGGAGACACGGCCATGCACACGGCCCTCAGCCGCCAGCAGCTGGCCTCCGTCATGAGCAGCGGCGAGGGAGAAGGAGCGGTGCTCTACAGCAGG CTGTGTAGCTCAGGGCTGATGGGAAACACGGAGCTAAACGTAGGAGCTGCTATCGCTTGCTTCTTGGCACAGGAAGGGGCTGATATCAGTTATGCCAACCATAAAGGGAAAAGCCCACTGGATCTGGTTACAGACAGCGGCGTGCAGACTCTCATCAGGAGCTTCGCAGAAAAACACAG gcttCAGGCCGTCACCTGTGGCacaggcagcagcagcagcagtctcAGGCGGGTACACACTACGCCCAACACCATGACCAACCTGGCCATGCCCAGCGTGACGGGCCCGAGCGAGTGCCTGATCTGCTCCGAGCTCGCCCTGCTGGTGCTGTTCTCTCCGTGTCAACACAGCGTGGCCTGCGAGG AATGTGCTCACAGAATGAAGAAATGTATCCGGTGCCAGGTGACAATAACAAAGAAAATTCGACAAG CAGACCAGACGGAGGTGGAGTGCAGCCCCAGCTCAGAGAACTCAGAGAAGCACAACCTGCTGGAGCAGCTGCAGTCCCGCTACAGACAGATGGAGGAGCGCATCACCTGCCCCATCTGCATCGACAACCACATCAAGCTGGTGTTCCAGTGCGGACACGCCTCCTGCATCGACTGCAGCGCCGCGCTCAAGACCTGCCCCATCTGCAGACAGACCATCCGCGAGAGGATCCAGCTGTTCGTGTGA